Genomic segment of Bacteroidota bacterium:
AGTAATGAGATGGCACCGATTTAAGCATTGTAGTATAAGATCAATTAAAACGCTTCTCTAAAAGTAACATACAATCCGCTCTGTCCTTCACTTCCAAAAGCATAGTCCACACGTAAACTCAATTTATCTTCCGGCACAATAAATAATCTTCCACCAGCACCGATCGAATATTTTAATCCGCTGGCGGAAAAGTTGGAAAATTCGTCGGCTACTTCGCCAATTCCGGCAAAAATATTTACTGCAAAATATTTCCAAAAAGTTATACGATATTCTGATTGCAAACTCAAATAATTCTGATCGCGAAACCGGCCTTCAAAATTTCCGCGCATGTGTTTGTCGCCACCGAGCTCGGCAAGACGATTAAATGGAGGACTTCCGGGAACAAATATTCCGTAAAAATTAAATCCTAAAACATCATCCTTACCCATTTTATTAAACTGACTTATTTCCAATAAATAATCCACATAATTAAAATCAGATCCTAAAACTCTATTATGCACTACTCCCGAAACATCAATATTCATTCCTTCCAATGGGAAATAAATATTATCACGAGTATCGTAGGTAAGCCATAAACCAAGTCCTGTATTTCTGCCACCATCTTCACCAATAATTTCCTGTGTGCTGAAAAAACCGGTGGAGTCTTTATTATAAACCTTTGTGTTCTCGAAAAATGTTTTTACGCCTGCATAAAAATTTGGATGTATTAAACGTTGAGCATTAAAATAAAAATTAAAATAATCAAAGTCATATTTTTCCCTGTCCTCTTCCAAAGTATAATTGCCAATCCCAAAAAAATGATCGGGATATTCGAAATAAGAAATGGAATAATTAAATTTATATAAATTATTTTTATAATAAGAGTCGCCGCTGAAATTGCTTTCTATTTGTTTGTTTAAAGTATAAACAGCTACTAATTTTAGTACTGCGGGATTTGTTTCCGGATATTTTTTTGAGGGAGGTAGATAATACACAC
This window contains:
- a CDS encoding BamA/TamA family outer membrane protein, which encodes MKFITIYAMGIFLYCIPFTLTAQVEPVVPDTSHTERKGKIFPSPVVGYTPETRLYFGAGCVYYLPPSKKYPETNPAVLKLVAVYTLNKQIESNFSGDSYYKNNLYKFNYSISYFEYPDHFFGIGNYTLEEDREKYDFDYFNFYFNAQRLIHPNFYAGVKTFFENTKVYNKDSTGFFSTQEIIGEDGGRNTGLGLWLTYDTRDNIYFPLEGMNIDVSGVVHNRVLGSDFNYVDYLLEISQFNKMGKDDVLGFNFYGIFVPGSPPFNRLAELGGDKHMRGNFEGRFRDQNYLSLQSEYRITFWKYFAVNIFAGIGEVADEFSNFSASGLKYSIGAGGRLFIVPEDKLSLRVDYAFGSEGQSGLYVTFREAF